TTCGGGCGAAGGCCCTTGTAACCACACTTCCTGCACTTCTTGGCTCCCCACGGGTTAGTGGCACCACAGCGCATGCAGACGAGCTTTCTAAAGATCCTGGCTTCAGCCTCAGGGAATCTCGCCATCTTTATCACCTCATGACCTGAACACACCGGAACGTTGAATCTTTTAAACCTTTGGTGCGGGGGACGGGATTCGAACCCGCGCAGCCCTACGGCAGCGGATCTTAAGTCCGCCCCCTTTGGCCAGGCTCGGGCACCCCCGCGCGAGCTAAACTAAAGGGAAGGGATTAAAAACCTTCCCCTCAGGTTCGTATAATCCTCATCTCGAAGTCCTCAACGGGTATCTTAAAGTCCTCCCTGCTCTCAATCTCCTTTCTGTTATAGAGTATCTCCCTCGCGAGGATCCAGTAGATGAGAGCCAAAGCTTTTCTTCCCTTGTTGTTGGTTGGAATAGCGAGATCAACGTAGCTGAGGAAGTTCTCGGTGTCGACAAGCGCAACTATTGGGATGCCGATCTCAACCGCCTCTTTCATAGCTTGGTGGTCGGCCCTTGGGTCGGTGACGATGAGCACGTCGGGCTCAAAGAAGTTCTTGACCTGGGGGTTCGTCATCGTTCCCGGGAGGAAACGGCCGGGGATTGCCCTGGCACCGGTAACCTCACCGAACTTCTTAACGGGCTTCTGACCGTAGAGCCTAACGCTCACAGCGAGAATGCTCTCCGGGTCAAACCTTGCAAGGAACTTACCAGCGACCCTAAGTCTTTCGTCCGTCTTCCTGACGTCAAGGACGTAGAGACCGTCTTGCCTAACCCTGTAGATGAACTTCTTCATGTCCTGCGTCTTCTGCTGGGTTCCGATGTGGACGCCCGCAGCGAGGTACTGGTCAAGCGGAACGAGATATTCCTCCATTCTTATCACCTCCTCATCCTTCAAAGGTTATCACTCTACCCCTTTCACCCAAATCTTCGGCTATCCTTATCAGCTCGTTCAGCTTGGCGATGGAGTCCGATTGGAGCACCATCGCCGGGAAGCGCAGGCCCACGGCTAAGTGGGCCAGTGCCTCGTCGGAGGACTCGTAGCGAGCCTCCGCGAGGATTGGGGTTATCCTCTCAGACCTCGCATCGTTCACGAGATTATAGAGGTCTGTGAGAGTGCCAAGGTTTATGGGCTTGATTGAGAGCGCGTTGTAATAGCGCCTGTCAAGTATGCCCTTCTCACGAAAGAGATTCTCCCCATCTATAAAAACACCGTGCGTGCCAGCTATAAGCTCAAGGAAGAGCTCCTCCCCCCCGACCGGCTTTATGTATGAGACGTTATTGTCTTCAACGAGAGATAGGACTTCTTCGATCTCAAGGGGCCGTCTCTGGACGATGCCAAGAGCAACGTCAAGGCCCAGTTCATCGCTCGCCTTCTCTGTTGCCTTTGAGTAATCACCTATGTCCCTACCCTCAAGGTTCTTGAGGACGCTGTTGCGGGCATCAACGACGTCTGTAATCTCCATCAAATCCCTGACCATCACGTAGTACTCGAAGAGCTCCTCCCCCGAGAGCCTGAGTACGGGAACAGGGAGCTCTGTAGTGAAGGTTCCCCCGAGATAGCTGTAGAGGGACATCCCCTTAACGTTGGCGGCGGCCTTGGCCGTGGCAACAGAAACTGCCAGAGCGGTGTTTGCCCCGATGTGGCTGAAATCGTCGGTTCCGTCTATCTCCCACAGGTAACTGTCTATAAGCTCCTGCTCCGTTGCGTCAAAGCCTATTAGCTCGGGCCCAATTATCTCATCTACCTCGCTGACCGCCCTGTGGGCTTCGGCTATGTAGAGGTCGGGGTTCTCGTCTATCGGGGAGGCGAAGCGACCAAAGCCAGAGCTGGTTATAACGTCTACCTCGACGGAGTATTTACCTCCCCTGAGCACTGCAACCCTGCCTATTACGTTTTCTATGACCGTCATCTTTCATCAGCTCGGCCTTATCACAGTGATTGGTATGATACCCTTCTCAAACTCAAGCAGGGCAGCCTCCAGTGGCGTTGCCCCCTCGGGGACGTCTATGAGCACGGGAGCTCCCATAGCTATCTGCAGGGCCCTTGCTCCGATGATGCGGGCCTTTTCAAAGCGGGTGTACTTAAACACGGCTATTCCCCCCTTCCTTCCGCCTCCAAGAGCCGTTTTTCCCATTCAGAGAGTTTTGGTGGGGCCGCCGGGATTTGAACCCGGGTCTCCGGCACCCCAAGCCGGGAGGATAGACCAAGCTACCCCACGGCCCCCCAAGAATTGTGGTTTTAGTACACCTTGTAAACCATTACCTGGTCGATGAGCTCGACGTGGCTGAGGAGGGTTCTCCTGCAGCAGTACCTCTCAACCCCGAGGTCGTCGAGCACCTTGCCCGGGTCTTCCCCGGCCTCAACCCTCTTCTTGAACTCATAATACTTATCTGCCAGCACCCTTCCGCAGGTAAAGCACCTGACGGGAACTATCATTTCTCAACACCTCAAATTTTTAAAGGAAGGGCATCAGCGGTAGGACTTCTGCCTCTTGGCCCTCGGACCCTTGGTTGAGCGGTTGGGCTTGTGGGGCTCGGTTCTCCTGCTGTCCCCAACGAGCATGGTTCTGTCGTACTTCATAAACTTTTCCTTGAGGTTCATGTCATTCGTCCACTCAACCAAAGCCCTCGCTATGGCGACGCGCGCTGCCTCGGCCTGTCCCATGAAACCCCCGCCCTCAACCTTGACGTCAATGTCAACCTTGCTCACAATCTCTTCCCCTGCCAGAATGAGGGGCTCCATAATGGTGAATCGCGCTATCTCCGGCTCGATAATCTCGACCGGCTTGTGGTTGATCCTAACGCGACCCTTCCCTTCCCTTATGGTCGCCCTCGCTATGGCGGTCTTCCTCTTTCCAGCAGTCTGGATGACCTTCATCTTCTCTCACCTCAGAACTTTCCACCGAGGAACCTGGCAACCTCACCAACTGTAACGTACTTCGGGGTTGCGAGCCTCGACATGTGGGCCTCGCTTATGGTCTCAAGCTCCTTGCCCTCGAACTCCTTCGGAATTCCAGCGTAGACCCTGAGCCTCTTGAAGGCCTTCCTTCCCCGGTCGGTCTTCCACGGGAGCATTCCCCTGATGGTTCTCCTGACGATCTCATCGCTCCTCTTCGGGTAGAAGGGGCCTCTTCTCGGGTTGGTTCTGGTTCTGAGCTCGGTTCTCTGCTTGTACTTGGCGAAGATGTCCTCACGGTTTCCTGTGATGATGGCCTTCTCGGCGTTGACTATGATAACCTCCTCGCCTTCGAGGAGCATCTTGGCAACCTTCGAGGCGAGCCTTCCAAGGATAAGTCCTTCAGCGTTAATAATCCTCATGGCCCATCACTCCATTATGATTACTCCACTACCCTTGGGGTTTCTCTCCATAAGCTCCTCTATCGTGATGGCCTCTCCGCCTGCCTCAACTATCTTCCTCCTTGCAGTCTCGCTGAACTTCCATGCGGCAACGATTACCCTGTGCTCAAGCTTTCCCGCTCCAAGAACGCTTCCCGGGACAACGACGGTATCGCCTTCCTTGGTGTAGCGGTTTATCTTGCTGACGTTTACCTCTGCCCTCTGCCTTCTGGGCCTCTCAAGGCGCCAGGCTAGGTCCTTCCATATCTTAACTCCTTCCTCGTTCGACTTCTTTCTGAGGGAGCGAATGAGCCTCCTCAGGTTGATGTCGGTTGGACCGGTTCTCTTAACCATGAACATACCTCCCCAACGCTCTCGCAGGGAAACCGACAGGTGGACGGGGTGAGCGTTATGGTGCGGGGGCGGGGATTTGAACCCCGGAACCCCTACGGGACGGGACCCTGAATCCCGCGCCTTTGACCAGGCTCGGCAACCCCCGCGTCAGTCGGCTAATTTATGGAGCTCGTTTATAAATCTATCGCTCTTTCTCATGAGTATCTTGAGCGCTATGCTCACCATTTCCTCAACGGGGAGTTCTCCGTTCGTTTCCACCGTAAAGACGAACGTATTGGGAAGGACTTCCTCCCGTATCTTGTCACCCCAGTAGGCCTCGAACTTCCGGGGGAGGTAGAAAGCCTTGGTCGTTGTTACGATGAGCTCGTTTTCAGTTTCTTCAACGGGCAGACCGCGCCTCTTGG
The sequence above is drawn from the Thermococcus sp. genome and encodes:
- a CDS encoding 50S ribosomal protein L40e; its protein translation is MARFPEAEARIFRKLVCMRCGATNPWGAKKCRKCGYKGLRPKAREPRGGGR
- the rpsB gene encoding 30S ribosomal protein S2 codes for the protein MEEYLVPLDQYLAAGVHIGTQQKTQDMKKFIYRVRQDGLYVLDVRKTDERLRVAGKFLARFDPESILAVSVRLYGQKPVKKFGEVTGARAIPGRFLPGTMTNPQVKNFFEPDVLIVTDPRADHQAMKEAVEIGIPIVALVDTENFLSYVDLAIPTNNKGRKALALIYWILAREILYNRKEIESREDFKIPVEDFEMRIIRT
- a CDS encoding DNA-directed RNA polymerase subunit K, producing the protein MFKYTRFEKARIIGARALQIAMGAPVLIDVPEGATPLEAALLEFEKGIIPITVIRPS
- a CDS encoding DNA-directed RNA polymerase subunit N; the protein is MIVPVRCFTCGRVLADKYYEFKKRVEAGEDPGKVLDDLGVERYCCRRTLLSHVELIDQVMVYKVY
- a CDS encoding 30S ribosomal protein S9, with the protein product MKVIQTAGKRKTAIARATIREGKGRVRINHKPVEIIEPEIARFTIMEPLILAGEEIVSKVDIDVKVEGGGFMGQAEAARVAIARALVEWTNDMNLKEKFMKYDRTMLVGDSRRTEPHKPNRSTKGPRAKRQKSYR
- the rplM gene encoding 50S ribosomal protein L13, translating into MRIINAEGLILGRLASKVAKMLLEGEEVIIVNAEKAIITGNREDIFAKYKQRTELRTRTNPRRGPFYPKRSDEIVRRTIRGMLPWKTDRGRKAFKRLRVYAGIPKEFEGKELETISEAHMSRLATPKYVTVGEVARFLGGKF
- a CDS encoding 50S ribosomal protein L18e, yielding MVKRTGPTDINLRRLIRSLRKKSNEEGVKIWKDLAWRLERPRRQRAEVNVSKINRYTKEGDTVVVPGSVLGAGKLEHRVIVAAWKFSETARRKIVEAGGEAITIEELMERNPKGSGVIIME